The following coding sequences are from one Candoia aspera isolate rCanAsp1 chromosome 13, rCanAsp1.hap2, whole genome shotgun sequence window:
- the PPCDC gene encoding phosphopantothenoylcysteine decarboxylase isoform X1, whose translation MKLHGCPKVEEDSSLGLIMDPAASSLPQIYPAASERNVRILVGVTGSVAALKLPLLVAELLKIPGLEVQVVTTENAKHFYNPEEIPVRIYSDSDEWQLWKTRTDPVLHIDLRRWADLLLVAPLDANTLAKIASGICDNLLTCVIRAWDVNKPLFFCPAMNTFMWEHPITTRQVEQLKEFGYAEIPCIVKKLVCGDEGQGAMAEISTIVEKTKVVLLERGLLKLS comes from the exons ATGAAGCTTCATGGCTGCCCAAAG GTTGAAGAGGACAGCTCTCTGGGCCTGATCATGGATCCTGCGGCATCTTCTCTGCCACAAATCTACCCTGCTGCCTCGGAGAGGAACGTCCGCATCCTTGTCGGGGTAACCGGCAGTGTGGCTGCGTTAAAGTTGCCTCTTCTGGTGGCAGAGCTTCTGAAGATACCTGGA CTGGAAGTTCAAGTGGTGACTACAGAGAATGCAAAACACTTCTATAATCCTGAAGAGATTCCTGTAAGAATCTACAGTGACTCTGATGAATGGCAG CTGTGGAAAACACGCACAGATCCTGTGCTACATATTGACTTGAGGCGTTGGGCTGACCTCTTGTTGGTAGCTCCTCTGGATGCGAATACCCTTGCCAAAATTGCCAGTGGCATCTGTGACAACTTACTG ACATGCGTCATCCGTGCCTGGGATGTGAACAAACCCCTATTCTTCTGTCCTGCCATGAACACATTTATGTGGGAGCACCCCATCACAACTCGGCAAGTGGAGCAGCTGAAAGAATTTGGCTACGCAGAGATTCCTTGTATAGTGAAGAAATTGGTTTGTGGAGATGAAG GCcagggtgccatggcagaaattTCAACCATTGTGGAAAAAACAAAGGTGGTACTGTTGGAACGGGGCCTGCTGAAGCTGAGTTGA
- the PPCDC gene encoding phosphopantothenoylcysteine decarboxylase isoform X2 has translation MDPAASSLPQIYPAASERNVRILVGVTGSVAALKLPLLVAELLKIPGLEVQVVTTENAKHFYNPEEIPVRIYSDSDEWQLWKTRTDPVLHIDLRRWADLLLVAPLDANTLAKIASGICDNLLTCVIRAWDVNKPLFFCPAMNTFMWEHPITTRQVEQLKEFGYAEIPCIVKKLVCGDEGQGAMAEISTIVEKTKVVLLERGLLKLS, from the exons ATGGATCCTGCGGCATCTTCTCTGCCACAAATCTACCCTGCTGCCTCGGAGAGGAACGTCCGCATCCTTGTCGGGGTAACCGGCAGTGTGGCTGCGTTAAAGTTGCCTCTTCTGGTGGCAGAGCTTCTGAAGATACCTGGA CTGGAAGTTCAAGTGGTGACTACAGAGAATGCAAAACACTTCTATAATCCTGAAGAGATTCCTGTAAGAATCTACAGTGACTCTGATGAATGGCAG CTGTGGAAAACACGCACAGATCCTGTGCTACATATTGACTTGAGGCGTTGGGCTGACCTCTTGTTGGTAGCTCCTCTGGATGCGAATACCCTTGCCAAAATTGCCAGTGGCATCTGTGACAACTTACTG ACATGCGTCATCCGTGCCTGGGATGTGAACAAACCCCTATTCTTCTGTCCTGCCATGAACACATTTATGTGGGAGCACCCCATCACAACTCGGCAAGTGGAGCAGCTGAAAGAATTTGGCTACGCAGAGATTCCTTGTATAGTGAAGAAATTGGTTTGTGGAGATGAAG GCcagggtgccatggcagaaattTCAACCATTGTGGAAAAAACAAAGGTGGTACTGTTGGAACGGGGCCTGCTGAAGCTGAGTTGA